One genomic window of Panicum hallii strain FIL2 chromosome 6, PHallii_v3.1, whole genome shotgun sequence includes the following:
- the LOC112898146 gene encoding uncharacterized protein LOC112898146 has translation MASPTHSSDSFASSAAAPQPAPASVVQNVNIKSHVPVMLDMNEPNYTQWRCFFDSVLGARLRQSSTGRVRPAFRIWSDVEGLFRDNELQRAVYLEAEFRSIRQGELSITQYCSKLKILADALRDVGHPISEPSQVLNMLCGLNTKYRHLKPIITDKSPPHMFQSAHSYLLLEELKDEHDSQQEQDDGHALVASHGGGGSSGSPTTNADGRPPSSSGNSGYRYKSKNNKRGRGNSSAGPTHPSVGGGGGGDGSATQPRWAAGFNPWTGLQWQNMRQMKGGNYC, from the exons ATGGCCTCCCCAACCCACTCCTCTGATTCCTTTGCCTCTTCCGCTGCCGCGCCCCAGCCTGCGCCCGCCTCCGTCGTGCAAAATGTGAACATCAAGTCCCATGTGCCGGTGATGCTCGACATGAACGAGCCGAACTACACCCAGTGGAGGTGTTTCTTCGACTCTGTGTTGG GAGCCCGTCTTCGACAATCGTCTACAGGCCGCGTGCGTCCCGCCTTCCGCATCTGGTCGGATGTCGAGGGCCTCTTCCGCGACAACGAACTTCAGCGAGCCGTCTACCTCGAAGCTGAGTTCCGCAGCATCCGTCAAGGTGAGCTCTCCATCACGCAGTACTGCTCCAAGCTAAAGATCCTCGCCGACGCGCTGCGCGACGTCGGCCACCCCATCTCCGAGCCGTCGCAAGTGCTGAATATGCTCTGCGGCCTCAACACCAAGTACCGCCATCTGAAGCCCATCATCACCGACAAATCCCCGCCGCACATGTTCCAGAGTGCCCACTCATACCTGCTGTTGGAGGAACTCAAGGACGAGCACGACTCCCAGCAGGAGCAGGACGACGGCCACGCCCTCGTTGCCAGTCACGGTGGTGGTGGATCTTCGGGCTCCCCGACGACCAACGCCGACGGCCGCCCTCCTTCCTCGAGCGGCAACTCTGGCTACCGCTACAAGTCCAAGAACAACAAGCGGGGCCGCGGGAACTCCTCCGCCGGCCCTACCCATCCTTCGgttggtggcggtggcggcggcgatggtAGCGCCACACAACCACGTTGGGCAGCTGGCTTCAACCCGTGGACAGGCCTTCAGTGGCAGAACATGAGGCAAATGAAAGGGGGCAACTATTGTTAA